The Myxococcales bacterium DNA window CCAGTGCGTCCACCCGTCCACGCACAAGAGCACCGGCACCTGGTCCTCGCGCAGCACCTTGACCAGCCGCTTGCGGGCCTCCTCGGCGTCGCGCGATCGCTCGAGCACGAGGTCGCAGTCGAAGGAGCGCGCCGCGCGGGCGAGGCGGATCTCGTTGGTCCCGCTCCACCAGTGGGTGCGCGCGGTCTTCGCGATCTCGCTGGCGTGGACCGCCCGGCCGAGCGCGACCAAGGCGTGCTTGAGCGCGAACGGACCGCAGGTCCACTCGTTCGGTTGAGGGTAGAAACCGGGTCGGTGCTGGGCGGCGAGGTTCGTTGCCATCGGGACCTTCAAAGAGTATCGCGGGCTGGTGCCGGCGCCACTCTTTCGATCGCCTATTAACTCTTTAATATCAACATGTTATACCTCAGAGATCCCCTCGAAAATGGCCCTCGACATCGCCTCCGAGACCGTTTCTTGGCGCCGGCAGGCCACCGCTGCGGCCCGGCCGAGGCGCCACAGGATATACATTTCAATACGTTAGGCTCGATGCACGGCTTGCGGGGCCCTGTCATCGAGTCAATACACTTTCATTTCAGTAGCTTACGGCATCATTCGGGGACCGAAAACCAGTCCTCTGGAGGCCAGGTTTGGCCGTCCGCGAGCCGATCTGGGGCCAGCCCGAGCCCCTCGAGTCGCGCCAGCATCACGGCGCAGGTCGGGCACGGATCGAGCGCGGTCCCCACCGGCAGGTACGGATCGTCGCCGCTGGCCTCGCACCGGATCGCGGCCGGCGGGAGCCCCGCGAACGCGGCGCGCAGCGCGTCGCCATCGAGCGCGCCCGGCGCGATGCCCGCGCGTCGTTCGATCGCGCCGAGGTAGTGCGACAGCGCGCGCGGCAGCGGGCACGCGCCTGGCGCGGCGGCGCCCGGCACCAGCTGGTTGCGCGCGATGGCCCGGACCCACGCGAGGTAGTACGCGTCGAAGTCGGGCGCGACCGCGGCGATCGCGCCCGCGCAGGTGCGCGCGTCGATCCACACCTGCCCGGCGCGCGCGCCGCCGACCACGAGCAGCGCGAGCTGACCGCACCCGAGGTGACCGAGCGCGACCACGCCGCGGTAGGCGGCCCGGCCCGCGACGTCCGGGTCGAACGCGCCGCGCGCGTGCGCGAGCTGCGCCGGGTGATCGAGCGGCCACAGCCCGTGGAACGGCCCGGCGCCGTGACCGCCGACCTCGCCGACGAAGCGGCGGTATCCGTCGGGCAACCGCTGGCCGATCGTCGCCTCGAGCGCGTCGAGGCGCGCGGGCGCGAGCGGCGGCGCGAGCTGGTAGCGGTGGCGCCGCGCGCCGAAGCGGCGCAGGTGCGGATCCGCGCGCGCGGCCTCCTCCAGCCACGCGCGCAGCGTCGTGGCGTACTCGCCCGGCGAGACCGGTGCCGACATGTGCTCAGGTCGCAGGCGGGGCGCGCTGTGTCAACCGGCCGCGTCGGGGTTTCGTGACACGCCCGAGCGCGTGCGTTATGGTCCGCCGGCTGATGCGGTACGTCGACGAGCTCACTGATGCGGTGCGCTCGCAGCTCGCCCTCGCCTACGGCATCAAGGATCAGCTCGGCTCGGCGCTGCGCAGCCGCCTGAAGGAGGGCTACACGCTGGCCGACCTGCGGGCCGACGCGATGGCCGGGCTGGTCGTCGGCATCGTCGCGCTGCCGCTGTCGATGGCGCTGGCCAAGACCACCGGCGTCGCGCCCCAGCACGGCCTCTACACCGCGATCATCGCCGGCATCGTCTGCGCCCTGCTCGGCGGCAGCCGGATGCAGATCACCGGGCCGACCGCCGCGTTCGTCGTCATCCTCGAGCCGATCGTCGCGCGCCACGGCGTCGGCGGGCTGCTGGTCGCTGGCTTCATGGCCGGCGTGATCCTCGTGCTCATGGGGGGTCGCGCGGCTCGGCAAGCTGATGCAGTTCATCCCCCACCCGGTCACGACCGGCTTCACCGCCGGCATCGCCGTGGTGATCGCGGTGATCCAGCTGCGCGACGCGTTCGGGATCCACCTGCCCGGCAAGCCCCACGGCACGATCGACTTCCTCGGCGCGCTCTGGGACGGCCGCGCCAGCGCCAGCGGCTGGGACGCGCTGGTGTGCGGGGTGACGCTGGCGCTGCTGATCGGCCTGCCGCGGATCATCAAGCGCGTCCCGGCGCCGCTCCTGGCGATGGTCGCGGCCGCGGGCCTGACCGCGCTCCTGGCCCACCTGATCGACGGCTTCCACGCCAACACGATCGGCTCGACGTTCACGGTCGTGATCGACGGCGAGACCGTCCACGGCATCCCGCCGCTGCCGCCGCTGCCGGTCCTGCCGTGGCACCTCGGCGACGCCCACGGCCAGCCCTTCAGCCTGACCTACGGGCTCATCCGGGAGCTCCTGCCGTCGGCGTTCGCGATCGCGGTCTTGGGCGCCATCGAGTCGCTGATGTCGGCGGTGATCGCCGACGGCATGGCCGGCACCAAGCACGATCCCAACGCCGAGCTGATCGCGCTGGGCGTCGGCAACATGGTGTGCCCGTTCTTCGGCGGCATCGCCTGCACCGGCGCGCTGGCCCGCACCGCGACCAACATCCGCGCCGGCGCGCGCTCGCCGCTGTCGTCGGTGGTCCACGCGCTGTTCATCCTGGCCTGCACGATCGCGCTGGCGCCGCTGATGGCCTACCTGCCGCTCGCGGCGATGGCGGCGCTGCTGTTCGTCGTCGCCAAGAACATGAGCGAGGTCCGGCACTTCGTGCGGCTGATCCGGATCGCGCCGCGCAGCGACGTGCTGGTCCTGCTGACCTGCTTCACGCTGACCGTGGTGTTCGACATGGTGATCGCGGTGTCGGTCGGCGTCATGCTCGCGGCGTTGCTGTTCATGCGCCGGATGGCCGTGCTCACCAAGGTCACGCTCGACACCGGGGCCGCCGAGCGGTTCGACATGCCGCCCGGCGTCCGGATGTACGAGATCGCCGGGCCGATGTTCTTCGGCGCTGCCCACCTCGCGATGGAGACCCTCGAGACCATCGGCGGCGACACCCGGACCCTGATCCTGTCGATGACGAAGGTCGACGTGATGGACGCGACCGGCCTGGTCGCGCTCGAGTCGATGCTCGACCAGCTCGGCCGCGACGGCCGCAAGGTCATCGTCGCCGGCCTGGGCGCCGAGCCGCGGGCGCTGGTCGAGCGCGCCGGCATCAAGCGCATCCCCGGGCGGCTGGCGTTCGCGCCCGACGTCGACACCGCGGTGTCGATGGCCATCGTCCACACCGCCCGCACCCCGACCTGACCGGCGCCGGCACCGCGCCGGCGGCGTCGCCTCGGTGGTCGACGCCGCCGCGGTGGTCAGCAGCGCGATCGGCCACCCCCGCCCGCACCCGGACCTGACCCGCGCGATCACCGCACCGGCGGCGTCGCCTCGGTGGTCGACGCCGCCGCGGTGGTCAGCAGCGCGATCGGCCACCCCCGCCCGCACCCCGAACTGACCGGCGCGGTCAGCGCACCGTCGGCGTCGCCTCGGTGGTCGACGCCGCCGCGGTGGTCAGCAGCGCGATCGTCCACACCGCCCGCACCCGGACCTGACCCGCGCGGTCACCGCACCGGCGGCGTCGCCTCGACCACGGTGGCCCCAGCGGCGTCGTCGACCACCAGCAGCGCGAACCGCTCGACGCGATCGAGGTCGTCGGTCGACAGGGTCGCGTAGTCGAAGCGCCCGCACAGGTCGGTGTAGCCGTCCTTGTAGAACTGCACCGCGCCGCCGCGCAGGCGCGCGTAGCACTTCACGTAGGCCGCGGTCCGGGCCGCGCCGGTACCGGCGTGGCGGACCTGCACGCGCCCGTACGGCGCGGTCACGGTGACGGCGAGCTCGTGGGCGAAGTGCGTGGTCGCGGCCCGGGCGCCGCCGGCGACGGCCTCGATGACCAGGCTGTGGCGGCGCAGCTCGACCGGCAGCGGGCACCGGGTCGGCCCGACCGCCGCCAGCTCGACCTCGTCGACCCGTCCGGGCGCGATGAACCCGAACCGCCCGCCGTCGGCGCCGAAGAACGGCTGGCGCGAGAACAGGAGCTCGAGATCCATGCGGTAGTAGCGGACCTGCGCCCGCTCGACCCCGGCGTGGTCGAGCACGACCGCGTCGCCGTCGACGCGCACCGCGACCGTGGGCGTCTGCCGCGCGGCCGCCGCCAGCGCCTGCTCGCGGCTGTCGGGATCGGTCACCGGCGCGGCCGCGGCGCCGCCGGCCTCGTCGAGCAGCGCGGCCAGCGCCGCGAAGCGCGTGCGCCAGCGATCGACCGGGTGCTCGAGGTGGGCGGCGATCCGCGCGCGCGCGGCGGCGAGGTCGCCAGCGACGATCGCCGCGTAGGCCTGCAGGTAGTCGCGCTGGAGCGCGGCCGGGGCGTCGCCGTCGTCGGCCCGGGCCAGGTACCCGATCGCGTCGTCGGGGCGATCCATCGCGAACAGGTAGTGGCTCGCGGCCAGGAAGTCCTCGGCGCGCGGGCGCGGCCGGTGGCCGACCTGCTCGAGGAACTGCTGCCACTGCCGGGCCAGGCCGTCGTTGAGGATCGTGCGGCGATCGCCGAGGCGGTGGGCGCGGGCGTTGATCAGCGGCGCGTACTCGAGGTGCTGGTAGGTCGCGCGCTCGACCGGCTCCCACGTCACCAGCGGGCTGGCGAACGTCGGCCCGACGTCGCCGAGGTCGGCGCCGAGCGCGGCCAGCCACTCGCCGGCGCGGACGCGGTCGTGGTGCACGAGCGCGTACGACCACAGCGTGGCGTCGAGGACGCCGCGGCCGGCCAGGGCCGCGGTGATGCGCTCGAACGCGGCGCGGTCGCGACAGCGCCAGGCGATCGCCTCGAGGTCGACCCGCCCGAGGTTGCGCTCGGCGAGGAAGTGGCACACCTCGTCGAGCGAGCCGCGCTGGGCCAGGTGCGGCCACGACCCGGCGTCGACCGTGCTGGGCACGGCGACCACTATGAGGCGCCGCGGCTCGATCGCGGCCATCAGCACCGGCTCGGCGCCGGCGGCGCGCGTGACCTGGGCGCCGTAGTGATCGAACCCGCCCGCGCGCGGGAAGTAGAACGGGTACTCGACGGTCGTGCTCTGGTACGGCTCGAGCCGGCAGCGGGTCGTGGCGGTGGCGATGGCGCCGCCGACCGCGATCGCGCCGACCGGGATCTGGTGCAGCACCGCCAGCTGCTGGGTCCGGCTGGTCGGGTTGGTGACGACGATCTGGCAGGCGTAGACCACGCCGACGAGGAGCTCGCCGGTGACGTACTTCTCGATCTGCTCGGCGCCGTCCCAGGTCCAGCGGTCGTCGGCGCGGAAGTAGCTCTGGCCGATCAGCACCTGCTGGTTGGGCGGGCCGGCGACGGCCGCGACCTCGATCACCGCGGCGATCGCGTCGCTGCCGGCGGTGAGCGTGGCGCCGGCGCCGGCCGCGACCACCGCGTGGCGCGCCGCGGCGAACGGCAGATCGATGAACGCCAGCGCGGCCATCGCCGCCGGCAGGCTCGCCGCCGCGTCGACGACGTGCGGCGACAGGAACCGACCGCCCGGGTGCCCGGCGAGGTCGCGCCACAGCCGCGCCGCCGGGATCAGCGCCGCGTCCACCGACTCGACCCGGCGCTGCCACCAGTTGTGCTCGGCCCACTCCTGGGTGCGATCGGCGGCGCGAAACAGCGGCGCCTGCTCCTCGCGCTCGACCACGTCGTCCGACTCGTCGTCGTCGGCGCGGTCGGCGCTGCGACTGCGCATCGCGCCCTTCTTGGCCTTGGGCCTGGCCTTGGCCGCGGCGCCGCCGCCCCCGAGCCCGCCGACGCCCTCGGTCGTGATCCCCCGCGCCAGCTCCAGCATCGGCTCGGCCTCTGCCGCCGCGAACTCGTCGGCGAGGCCGTCGCCGGCCAGCGCGCCGCCGGCGACGATCGTGTCGACCAGCCGATCGTCGGCGCCCGGGTCCGGCGCCAGCAGCTCGACCGCGTCGGCGAGACGCCGATGCACCAGCGGCCCGACCTCGGGGTGGCGCCGAGCCAGGAGCGCCAGCTCGAGCGCGTTGAGCCGCGCCAGCCGCCACGGCTCGAGGTCCGCGCGCAGGTCGGCGTCGGTGAGCCAGCGATCGATGAAGGTCGGGTGCAGCTTGGCCGCGAGGTACGGCTTGATCGCCCGATCGAACAGCGGTCGGTCCTTGCCGTAGATGAACAGCGCCAGCTCGTGGCAGGCGTGGCGCGAGTACAGGCTCAGGCGCTCGGCCTCGGGCAACGACGGCCACCGCGCCAGGAAGTCCCAGCTCGCGAGCGTGGCGTCACCCGACAGCGCGCACAGCGCCCGGTAGAGCTTGTCGACGGTGTCGACCAGCTCGACCCGCGAGGTCGCACGATCGACGACGGTGATCGCGGCGCCGGCGGGGGCCGCCACGAGGCGCCGATCCTCGCGCACGTGGCGATCGAGCGGCAGCGGGCTCGCCAGGCGCAGATCGCGCACGGCCAGGGGCGCGCCGGCGCGCTGCAGCCGGTGGGCGGTGGTGGCCGACGGATCGACGACGACCACGTGGACCTGGGTCGCGGCGCCGAGCGCCGCCGCGGCGACGGTGAGCGTCCCGTCGGCGTCGGGCGCGAGGTTGGCCAGCACGATCGGCCCCGCGGCCAGGAAGTCGTAGGCGGCGAACGCCGGATCGATCGACGCCGCCTGGGCGCCGCCGTAGCCGGCCATGCTCGCGGCCCGCATCGGCGCCGACGGTGCCGGGGCCGGCGACGGATAGCCGCCGCCCCGGCGCGCCTCCTGGACCGAGGTCGAGGTCGCGCGCAGCGCCCACGGGTTGAGCAAGAGCGACGGCTTGTCGAGCAGCACGCCGGCGCGGCGGCCCTGGCGCTGGCGGTCGAGCACGTAGCGGTACTCGTCGCCGATGTCGCGGCCCGACAGGTAGGTCGCGCGCCCGAGCGCGCCCCCGTGCTGCTGCGGCCCGCGCACGGTCGCGGTCAGGCGCGGGTCGGCCGCCGGCGCCGGCGCCAGCGCGGACGCGAGCACGTGCACGCGCGTGTGCGGCGACGCGTCGCTGATCGCGATCTCGACGTCGCCAGCGGCGGTCCCCGTGACCGTCGCCGTGGTCGGCCGGCGCGCGGCGATCTCGACCAGCGCGTGGGGCAGCGCGGCCCAGCCCCGGGCGACCGGCGTCGCGGCCGGCACGACGATGAGGTCGTGGTCGACGCCCGCGGCCCACGCGCGGTAGCGGCCCGGCGCGAGCCCGGACACGATCAGCCGACCGGGCTCGGCCCGCACCTGGGCCGCGCAGTCGCGGGTCGGCACGCCGCCGCGCAGCTCGACCAGCGACCAGGCCTGGGCCGCGAGCGCCTCGCCCCCGCGTGCGGTGGCGACCAGCACGACGACCTCGGTCCCGGCCGCGACGATCTGCGCGGTCGGCGCGGTCGGCGCCAGCGCGTCGAGCCGGAACTCCTGGGTGACGTCGCCGAGCGTCGCGCTGATGGCCTCGATCCCACGCAGCGGCCCCAGGAACACCTCGCCGAGCTCGTCGGTGGCCAGCACCACGTCGACGGGCTGCGTGACCGCGCGGGCCCGCAGCCGCAGCGCCAGCGCCCGGCCACCGCGCGCCTCACCCGACTTGCCCAGCGCGACCAGCCGCAGGCCGTCGGCGCCGGGCCGCAGGTACACCGCGCCGGTGGCCAGGCCCGCGTGGATCGTGCCGACGCTGATCGCGTGGTCGGCGCGCACGTCGATCGTGCGCTGCTCGGACACCACGCGCACGCGCCCGCCGACCGCGAGCGCGATGTCGCGGACGTCGACCGGCACGGGGATCTCGACGACGGCGTCGCGCGGATCGCCCACGACCAGCGGCTGGCGTTGCTTGGCGGTCACGTCGCGGCGATCGGTCGTCGCGATCTCGACGTAGGCGTCCTCGAGCACGGCCAGCGACACCGGCGCGCCGCCGATCGCGAGATCGAGCCGGACCACCGCGCGCGCGGTCTCGCCCGGGATGACGGCCTGGCGATCGAGCAGCCACGCCGCGGTGAACTGGTAGGTCTCGGCGCGCAGCTCGACCCGGGCCGCGACCGCGACGTCGCCGTCGACCAGGAGCACCGGCGTCGAGCCCGGCCGGGTCGAGAACGGCAGCGTGATCGCGCCGCTGGCGCCGGCCGGGTAGGCGCGGCCGCCCATCCACACGCTGGCGCCGGGGCAGGCCTGGCCGCGTTCGTCGACGACGTCGACCGCGATCCCGGCCGCGGTCGGCCGGGTCGCGCACCGCAGGTCGCCGCGGCGGATCAGCGCGCGGCTGGCGCGCCCGCCGCCGATCAGCTCGACCACGTAGACGCCGGGCTCGGCGCACGCCGGCAGCGCCAGCCGCAGGTCGTGGCGCACCATCGGCGCCTGGGGCAGCTCGCGCGTCTCCTCCCAGCCGGCGGCCAGGCCGTCGAGGTCGATCGCCGGATCGACGTCGGCGCCGTGGGCGTGGAACCAGGCCGCGGTGTTGATGCGGAAGACCCGCACCCGCAGCGTCGGCACGTTCTTGATCGCGACCGTGACCGCGACCTCGCCGTCCCGGCCCCAGCGGCTCGGGTTGGTCGGCGCCAGCTCGAGGTCGACCCGGTCGCGCAGCGCCGCCACGGCGTCGGCGCCGAGCTGACCGGCCCAGCGCGGATCGGTCGCGCCCGCGAGCAGGCGCACCTCGGCCCGGGCGCGCGTGAGCCAGCCGCCGTCGAGCAGCTCGGCCAGGTCGGCGCCGTCGTCGTCGCGCAGGAGCGCGTGCACGTACGGGCGCACCACCGCCAGATCGTCGCCGACCGCGGGCAGGCCGACCGCGGTCATGAACCCACCGTCGATCGCGACCAGCGTGCCCGCCTGGTAGCGCTCGGTGATGGCGCGGTTCGCGCTCGCGCCGGAGCGCGGCAGCGCCAGGTACGCGCGCAGCCGCGCGCGGTCGAACTGGCCGGTGCGCAGGTCGCACGCGAGGCGGTGGTACAGCACCAGCGCGCGGTGGGGCGCGAACACCTGCGGCAGCGGCGCCAGCGCCGCGAGCACGGCGTCGAGGTACGCGATCCGCGCGTCGACGTCGTCGCTCCAGTCGACGTGGTCGGCCGGGCGCAGGCGCGCGACCGTCGCGGCGACCCAGGCCGGATCGGCGCGCAGCGTCGGCCGCCGCGCCGCCAGCGCGGCGAGGTCGGCGGCGGTGAGCTGGTGGTGGATCGGCAGCGACCCGAACCCGCGCGACGAGCGCTCGCCGAGATCGTCGTCGATGGCCTCGACCAGCCCGGGCAGCCCGGCGCGCTCGAGGCGCTCGAGGTACTGCCGGCGCCGGGTCGCGTCGAGCGTGCGCGGATCGAGGCCGTGGCGGCCCCACGCGGTCAGGCCGTCGAGCCCAGGCCCGCGCGCCAGCGCCTGCGCCACCAGCGCGGCCTCGTCGATCCGCGTCGGCGCGAGCACGCTCGGGTAGCGCTGGGCCGCGGTCTCGGTCTCGGGCTGGTGCTCGTGGCTGACGCCGAGCTCGTCGGTCAGCGCGGCGGCGTGCCGCGCGAGATCGACGCCGGCGAGCAGCAAGCGCTGGCGCCGCTGCAGCCGCTGGAACCGGTCGGTGTGACCGTGGTGGCTCGGCCAGGTCGCGAGGATCGCGTCGACCTCGGCCAGCGCGCCGCGGTGCTGGAGGTCGATCGCGCGCCAGTAGTCGTGGTCCTCGCTGCCGGCGACGAGCTGCGCCAGCGCGGTGGTGCGATCGTCGGAGAGCGCCAAGGCCTCGAGCTGCTCGGTGTCCATGGCGCGAGGGTACCGCCGCGGCTCCGCCTGGTCGGGCCGGGGGCGACCGAAGTTCCGCCG harbors:
- a CDS encoding SMI1/KNR4 family protein, which gives rise to MSAPVSPGEYATTLRAWLEEAARADPHLRRFGARRHRYQLAPPLAPARLDALEATIGQRLPDGYRRFVGEVGGHGAGPFHGLWPLDHPAQLAHARGAFDPDVAGRAAYRGVVALGHLGCGQLALLVVGGARAGQVWIDARTCAGAIAAVAPDFDAYYLAWVRAIARNQLVPGAAAPGACPLPRALSHYLGAIERRAGIAPGALDGDALRAAFAGLPPAAIRCEASGDDPYLPVGTALDPCPTCAVMLARLEGLGLAPDRLADGQTWPPEDWFSVPE